In Xanthomonas sp. SI, the following are encoded in one genomic region:
- a CDS encoding TetR/AcrR family transcriptional regulator has product MSAPARARRRGERSATREKHAAILDAARRLFSRNGFDHTNMDAIAACADVSKATVYAHFASKDALFQATVDAMASEMPDRWDALLAIGGPLPLRLTAVAHDLMAMTAAPMLQAIQRMLALSTQVSLQRAETYWDLCFARYDRAMQRLLRAEIRQGTLAIADVAQASAQFFALIASASALRGLLTGEPGAPQRPGARCVESAVALFVRGYRAEANPAPAMRRRVAARP; this is encoded by the coding sequence GTGTCCGCGCCGGCACGGGCGCGGCGGCGTGGCGAGCGGAGCGCGACGCGCGAAAAGCACGCCGCGATCCTCGACGCGGCGCGGCGGCTGTTCTCCCGCAACGGCTTCGACCACACCAACATGGATGCCATCGCCGCCTGCGCGGACGTGTCCAAGGCCACCGTCTATGCGCATTTCGCCAGCAAGGATGCGCTGTTCCAGGCCACGGTGGACGCGATGGCGAGCGAGATGCCGGATCGCTGGGATGCGCTGCTCGCCATCGGCGGGCCGCTGCCGCTGCGGCTGACGGCGGTGGCGCACGACCTGATGGCGATGACCGCCGCGCCGATGCTGCAGGCCATCCAGCGCATGCTCGCGCTGTCCACGCAGGTGTCGCTGCAGCGCGCCGAGACGTACTGGGACCTGTGTTTCGCGCGCTACGATCGCGCCATGCAGCGGTTGCTGCGCGCCGAGATCCGGCAGGGCACGCTGGCGATCGCCGACGTGGCGCAGGCGTCCGCGCAGTTCTTCGCGTTGATCGCCAGCGCGTCGGCGTTGCGCGGCTTGCTGACCGGCGAGCCGGGCGCGCCGCAGCGGCCGGGCGCACGTTGCGTGGAAAGCGCGGTGGCGTTGTTCGTGCGCGGCTACCGCGCGGAGGCGAATCCTGCGCCGGCAATGCGCCGGCGCGTCGCCGCCAGGCCCTAG
- a CDS encoding MFS transporter, which produces MSAAAPHAQASRHWGLLIIASATLMLTMGARQTTGLFVEPIHRSSGVGIAAISFALAVGQFVWGAVQPVFGAIADQRGPLPVLWLGGVLLALGLGLAPWLPSEWGLIVSLGLLAAAGAGAGSFSVLIGATAHRIAPERRSFAAGLINAGGSLGQFLFAPLVQWMIGAAGWAMAMTGMAALSLLTLPLAWPLRRKGQTQVATAAAPDGGLRAQLRIALRDRSYWCLHLGFFTCGVHIAFLVTHLPGEIALCGLAPSVSAIAIALIGLFNVAGSLIAGKLGERVRMKWLLLAMYASRAVLIALYLVAPPTPLTFYLFAAALGFTWLATVPPTAGLIGKLFGPRYLGTLFGLTLLSHQIGGFFGAWLGGVALERFGNYQWMWYADMALAAAAALVNLPIREQRPLAAAQPA; this is translated from the coding sequence ATGAGCGCCGCGGCGCCGCACGCGCAGGCCAGCCGTCACTGGGGCCTGCTGATCATCGCCTCGGCGACGCTGATGCTGACCATGGGCGCGCGCCAGACCACCGGCCTGTTCGTCGAGCCGATCCACCGCAGCAGCGGCGTCGGCATCGCCGCGATCAGCTTCGCGCTGGCGGTCGGCCAGTTCGTGTGGGGCGCGGTGCAGCCTGTCTTCGGCGCCATCGCCGACCAGCGCGGCCCGCTGCCGGTGCTGTGGCTGGGCGGGGTGTTGCTGGCGCTGGGCCTGGGCCTGGCGCCCTGGTTGCCGAGCGAATGGGGCCTGATCGTCAGCCTGGGCCTGCTCGCCGCGGCCGGCGCCGGTGCCGGCAGCTTCTCGGTGCTGATCGGCGCCACCGCGCATCGCATCGCGCCGGAACGGCGCTCGTTCGCCGCCGGGCTGATCAACGCCGGCGGCTCGCTCGGCCAGTTCCTGTTCGCGCCGCTGGTGCAATGGATGATCGGCGCCGCAGGTTGGGCGATGGCGATGACCGGCATGGCCGCGTTGTCGCTGCTGACCCTGCCACTGGCCTGGCCGCTGCGCCGCAAGGGCCAGACGCAGGTGGCGACGGCGGCCGCGCCGGACGGCGGCCTGCGCGCGCAATTGCGCATCGCCCTGCGCGATCGCAGCTATTGGTGCCTGCACCTGGGCTTCTTCACCTGCGGCGTGCACATCGCGTTCCTGGTGACCCACCTGCCCGGGGAAATCGCGTTGTGCGGGCTGGCGCCCAGCGTGTCGGCCATCGCCATCGCGCTGATCGGCCTGTTCAACGTCGCCGGCAGCCTGATTGCCGGCAAGCTCGGCGAACGCGTGCGCATGAAGTGGCTGCTGCTGGCGATGTACGCCAGCCGCGCGGTACTGATCGCGCTGTACCTGGTCGCGCCGCCGACGCCGCTGACCTTCTACCTGTTCGCCGCCGCGCTCGGTTTCACCTGGCTGGCGACGGTCCCGCCGACCGCCGGCCTGATCGGCAAACTGTTCGGGCCGCGCTACCTGGGCACGCTGTTCGGCCTGACCCTGCTGTCGCACCAGATCGGCGGTTTCTTCGGCGCCTGGCTCGGCGGCGTGGCGCTGGAGCGTTTCGGCAACTACCAGTGGATGTGGTACGCCGACATGGCACTGGCCGCGGCCGCGGCGCTGGTCAATCTGCCGATCCGCGAACAGCGTCCGCTGGCGGCCGCACAGCCCGCCTAG
- a CDS encoding MarR family winged helix-turn-helix transcriptional regulator, giving the protein MEDTAPCRCTCFLLRRAARRTSQVYDRELSAVGLSLNEYSILRRAGTAQQLGALAERLGMDRSTLSRNLKPMQAAGWIEQRRGDDARQKLVVVSAAGRRLLKRALPHWERAQARIDALAGDAAIDALHRQLRQLERALCAEREDAAA; this is encoded by the coding sequence ATGGAAGACACCGCACCCTGCCGCTGCACCTGTTTCCTGCTGCGCCGCGCCGCGCGGCGTACCTCGCAGGTCTACGACCGCGAGCTGAGCGCGGTGGGGCTGAGCCTGAACGAGTATTCGATCCTGCGCCGCGCCGGCACCGCGCAGCAGCTCGGCGCGCTGGCCGAGCGCCTGGGCATGGACCGCAGCACGCTGTCGCGCAATCTCAAGCCGATGCAGGCGGCCGGCTGGATCGAGCAACGCCGCGGCGACGATGCGCGGCAGAAGCTGGTGGTGGTCAGCGCCGCCGGCCGGCGCCTGCTCAAGCGCGCGCTGCCGCACTGGGAACGCGCGCAGGCACGGATCGACGCGCTGGCCGGCGATGCGGCCATCGACGCCCTGCACCGCCAACTGCGGCAGCTGGAACGCGCGCTGTGCGCCGAGCGTGAGGACGCCGCCGCATGA
- a CDS encoding crosslink repair DNA glycosylase YcaQ family protein: MPNTRTASVPIAAARARALWLDAQRLTTPAPFGAGAEAVRQATAHLGYVQIDTIHVIERSHHHVLYSRIPAYRKQDLEQAQAQDKSVFEYWTHALAYVPIADYRMYVAQMARYRAQADAAGKIDPADYARLLRRIRNDGPLSIRDIDDDVLVEKTHPWGSRKPSRAALRYGFFSGDLVVSQRSGMLKTYELAARHFGWSRRPRPASDVQYARYLLERALRAQGLVGVDSTCYGDAGAKPAVRALLAAAVAAKRLVPVHLQGQEQAALWAAPALLEHAPPLPDDSLAQLLSPFDPLLIQRKRLQQFFGYEHRFEAYVPAPQRVLGYFALPVLVGDRIVAALDLKMDRQAGRLLIQKWTWLVPQRPALKAAIDTALQRFERFHLQ; this comes from the coding sequence ATGCCGAACACACGCACCGCCTCTGTGCCGATCGCCGCCGCGCGGGCGCGTGCGCTGTGGCTGGATGCGCAGCGGCTGACCACCCCGGCGCCGTTCGGCGCGGGCGCCGAGGCGGTGCGGCAGGCCACGGCGCACCTGGGCTACGTGCAGATCGACACCATCCACGTGATCGAACGCAGCCACCACCACGTGCTGTACAGCCGCATTCCCGCCTATCGCAAGCAGGATCTGGAACAGGCGCAGGCGCAGGACAAGTCGGTGTTCGAATACTGGACGCATGCGCTGGCCTATGTGCCGATCGCCGACTACCGCATGTACGTGGCGCAGATGGCGCGCTACCGTGCCCAGGCGGACGCGGCCGGCAAGATCGATCCGGCCGACTACGCCAGGTTGCTGCGGCGCATCCGCAACGACGGGCCGTTGTCGATCCGCGATATCGACGACGACGTGCTGGTCGAGAAGACCCATCCGTGGGGCAGCCGCAAGCCGTCGCGGGCGGCGTTGCGCTACGGCTTCTTCAGCGGCGACCTGGTGGTCAGCCAGCGCAGCGGCATGCTCAAGACCTACGAGCTGGCCGCGCGCCATTTCGGCTGGAGCCGGCGCCCGCGCCCGGCCAGCGACGTGCAGTACGCGCGCTATCTGCTGGAGCGCGCGCTGCGCGCGCAGGGCCTGGTCGGCGTGGATTCGACCTGCTACGGCGATGCCGGCGCCAAGCCCGCGGTGCGCGCGCTGCTCGCCGCGGCGGTCGCCGCCAAACGCCTGGTCCCGGTGCATCTGCAGGGCCAGGAGCAGGCCGCGCTGTGGGCTGCGCCGGCGCTGCTGGAGCATGCGCCGCCGCTGCCGGACGATTCCCTCGCGCAGCTGCTGTCGCCGTTCGATCCGTTGCTGATCCAGCGCAAGCGGCTGCAGCAGTTCTTCGGCTACGAACATCGCTTCGAGGCCTACGTGCCGGCGCCGCAGCGGGTGCTCGGCTACTTCGCGCTGCCGGTGTTGGTCGGCGACCGCATCGTCGCGGCGCTGGATCTGAAGATGGATCGCCAGGCGGGCAGGCTACTGATCCAGAAATGGACCTGGCTGGTGCCGCAGCGGCCGGCGCTGAAGGCGGCGATCGATACGGCGCTGCAGCGCTTCGAGCGGTTTCATCTGCAATAG
- a CDS encoding alpha/beta hydrolase, giving the protein MPSITTQDGTDIFYKDWGTGQPIVFHHGWPLSADDWDAQMLFFVAQGYRVIAHDRRGHGRSTQTANGNDMDTYAADVAALAKHLDLKNAIHVGHSTGGGEVARYVAKHGAGRVAKAVLIGAVPPIMLKTANNPGGLPMDVFDGFRTQLAANRAQFYKEVPVPFYGYNRDGAKISQGAMDNWWRQGMMGGAKAHYDCIKAFSETDFTEDLKQIDVPVLILHGDDDQIVPIADSALLSAKLVKHATLKVYKGYPHGMCTTHPDEINQDLLAFFKA; this is encoded by the coding sequence ATGCCCAGCATCACCACGCAAGACGGAACCGACATCTTCTACAAGGACTGGGGCACCGGCCAGCCCATCGTGTTCCATCACGGCTGGCCGCTCAGCGCCGACGACTGGGACGCGCAGATGCTGTTCTTCGTCGCCCAGGGCTACCGCGTCATCGCCCACGACCGTCGCGGCCATGGCCGTTCCACGCAGACCGCGAACGGCAACGACATGGACACCTACGCCGCCGACGTGGCCGCGCTGGCCAAGCATCTGGACCTGAAGAACGCGATCCACGTCGGCCATTCCACCGGCGGCGGCGAAGTGGCGCGCTATGTCGCCAAGCACGGCGCCGGCCGCGTGGCCAAGGCGGTGCTGATCGGCGCGGTGCCGCCGATCATGCTCAAGACCGCGAACAACCCGGGCGGCCTGCCGATGGACGTGTTCGACGGCTTCCGCACCCAGCTCGCGGCCAACCGCGCGCAGTTCTACAAGGAGGTGCCGGTGCCGTTCTACGGCTACAACCGCGACGGCGCCAAGATCTCGCAGGGCGCCATGGACAACTGGTGGCGGCAGGGCATGATGGGCGGCGCCAAGGCCCACTACGACTGCATCAAGGCGTTCTCGGAAACCGACTTCACCGAGGACCTGAAGCAGATCGACGTGCCGGTGCTGATCCTGCACGGCGACGACGACCAGATCGTGCCGATCGCCGACTCGGCGCTGCTGTCGGCCAAGCTGGTCAAGCACGCCACGCTGAAGGTCTACAAGGGCTACCCGCACGGCATGTGCACCACCCACCCGGACGAGATCAACCAGGATCTGCTGGCCTTCTTCAAGGCTTGA
- a CDS encoding XdhC/CoxI family protein — protein sequence MSAARHCFHDAIAACRARAPAVLAVVMATEGSTYAHAGAVALFGADGAQQGWLSGGCLEPEIARCAAAAAVAGELAWMDIDTRDDEDLLSGSAVGCRGRLHLALLPLRALPGFDRLAQAWLQRRGALRLALDADGGIVAAVAGETLQWRLRCQAWAGAAACGGEVQVPPPPRVSVFGAGPETAVLLPLLRQLGWMTTLVEQRPRWAAQAMLADQALACTPTRALDACADSDAALVMHHHFELDREALEALAASTIPFLGLLGPARRREDLFRLLRPQQHAQLLPRLHSPIGLRLGGSGAEAIALSIAAQLQGIRDVQQVSTIHEPNRCSVTRLHGGDVASAALAPLRADSVRGAAR from the coding sequence ATGTCCGCTGCCAGACACTGTTTCCACGATGCCATCGCCGCCTGCCGTGCGCGCGCGCCTGCGGTGCTGGCGGTGGTGATGGCCACCGAAGGCTCCACCTACGCGCATGCCGGTGCGGTGGCGCTGTTCGGCGCCGACGGCGCGCAGCAGGGCTGGCTCAGCGGCGGTTGCCTGGAGCCGGAGATCGCGCGTTGCGCGGCGGCCGCGGCAGTGGCGGGCGAACTGGCCTGGATGGATATCGACACGCGCGACGACGAGGACCTGCTGTCCGGTTCGGCGGTGGGTTGCCGTGGCCGCCTGCATCTGGCCTTGCTGCCGTTGCGCGCCTTGCCCGGGTTCGACCGCCTGGCGCAGGCGTGGCTGCAGCGGCGCGGTGCGTTGCGCCTGGCGCTGGATGCCGACGGCGGCATCGTCGCGGCGGTGGCCGGCGAAACCTTGCAGTGGCGTTTGCGGTGCCAGGCGTGGGCTGGCGCGGCGGCTTGCGGCGGCGAGGTGCAGGTGCCGCCGCCGCCGCGGGTCAGCGTGTTCGGCGCCGGCCCGGAAACCGCGGTGCTGCTGCCGCTGCTGCGGCAACTGGGCTGGATGACCACGCTGGTGGAACAGCGTCCGCGCTGGGCGGCGCAGGCGATGCTGGCCGACCAGGCCTTGGCGTGCACGCCGACCCGTGCGCTGGACGCTTGCGCCGACAGCGACGCGGCCTTGGTGATGCACCATCATTTCGAACTGGACCGCGAGGCGCTGGAGGCGCTGGCGGCGAGCACGATCCCGTTCCTGGGGCTGCTGGGACCGGCGCGCCGGCGCGAGGACCTGTTCCGGCTGTTGCGCCCGCAGCAGCACGCGCAACTGTTGCCGCGGCTGCATTCCCCGATCGGGCTGCGCCTCGGCGGCAGCGGCGCGGAGGCGATCGCGCTGAGCATCGCCGCGCAATTGCAAGGCATCCGCGACGTGCAGCAGGTCAGCACCATTCACGAACCGAATCGTTGCAGCGTGACCCGCCTGCACGGCGGCGATGTCGCATCGGCCGCGCTTGCGCCGTTGCGCGCCGACAGCGTGCGGGGTGCGGCGCGATGA
- a CDS encoding nucleotidyltransferase family protein, with protein sequence MSDAHAALILAAGASRRLGHAKQALTRNGEPLLRRAARLALASSPARCVVVLGAQAEALRQALDDLPVEIVVNRDWSTGMGGSLACLREALHGDASITHSLVLGCDQPALEAAHLQDLLAASRRAASGCAVSAYAGVRGMPAVVAQACWHALPLGGDQGLRGLFEAMAPDSLGCIVAPALALDLDTPQDVQAAVERGWLDP encoded by the coding sequence ATGAGCGACGCGCATGCCGCGCTGATTCTCGCCGCCGGCGCCAGCCGCCGCCTCGGCCACGCCAAGCAGGCGCTGACACGCAACGGCGAGCCCTTGCTGCGGCGCGCGGCGCGGCTGGCGCTGGCCTCGTCGCCGGCCCGCTGCGTGGTGGTGCTGGGCGCACAGGCCGAGGCGCTGCGCCAGGCGCTGGACGACCTGCCGGTGGAGATCGTGGTCAATCGCGATTGGTCGACCGGCATGGGCGGCAGCCTGGCTTGTCTACGCGAGGCATTGCACGGGGATGCGTCGATCACCCACAGCCTGGTGCTGGGCTGCGATCAGCCGGCGCTGGAGGCGGCGCACTTGCAGGATCTGCTGGCCGCGTCGCGGCGCGCCGCCTCCGGTTGCGCGGTCAGCGCCTACGCCGGCGTGCGCGGCATGCCGGCGGTGGTGGCGCAGGCGTGCTGGCACGCACTGCCGTTGGGCGGCGACCAGGGACTACGCGGGTTGTTCGAGGCGATGGCACCGGACAGCCTCGGCTGCATCGTCGCCCCGGCACTGGCGCTGGACCTGGACACGCCGCAGGACGTGCAGGCCGCGGTGGAACGCGGCTGGTTGGATCCGTAG
- a CDS encoding xanthine dehydrogenase family protein molybdopterin-binding subunit: MNYIGKEMRRVDGYAKVTGKARYAAEFQIPHLAHGYILTSTIAKGRIVRIDTRAAEAAPGVIKVLTHLNSVKPVSDAVKKKGEDLSFRALVDDRIHFSAQPIAVVVASTFEQARHASRLIQVDYAAETAHTDFDALLGQAHDPTPEESPKPRGNPAAAFAAAKVKVEAAYTMPIEHHNPMEPHGGIGYWIGDTLTVVNKSQNVHQDREQLAGYFGIPIERVNVVSLFVGGAFGSCLRPNYYTFLLGAVSKAVGRPVKIVYTRRQMFSGHGYRPYYRVELGLGADAAGKLQAIRYRHVLNTSRIEAFNEAFFRNARSLYACPNVEDRFEVVETDLPTPQAMRAPGTISQMFGIECAMDELAYALKMDPLQLRLANYAETDPESGKPFSSKALRECYSLAAETFGWSKRTPEPRSMRDGRLLVGWGMATGTWAAMQMPALARVVLKADGSAQVGSATADIGPGTYTVMTLIAAEYLGLDAKRVQFELGDTRLPKAPSQGGSWTTASVGSAIHGAAREIRGKLLELARQDGQAAFSGLDVDAVELADGKLRPTGKPEASLEVAKLMRQHGLQELEVVHESKPSAERKKYATAAHGAQFIEVKVDPDTGMVQVTRVIEATACGKIMNPLTSHSQEIGGVVMGIGMALSEGTEVDHRYGRMLNASLADYHVPVNADVHLIETMFVEENDTIVNPLGVKGMGELGMVGIPAAIANAVFHATGKRIRELPITPDKLIG; encoded by the coding sequence ATGAACTACATCGGCAAGGAAATGCGCCGCGTCGACGGCTACGCCAAGGTCACCGGCAAGGCCCGCTATGCGGCGGAATTCCAGATCCCGCACCTGGCCCACGGCTACATCCTCACCAGCACCATCGCCAAGGGCCGCATCGTGCGCATCGACACGCGCGCCGCCGAGGCCGCGCCGGGGGTGATCAAGGTGCTGACCCATCTGAATTCGGTCAAGCCGGTGTCCGACGCCGTCAAGAAGAAAGGCGAAGACCTGTCGTTCCGCGCGCTGGTCGACGACCGCATCCATTTCAGCGCGCAGCCGATCGCGGTGGTGGTCGCCAGCACCTTCGAGCAGGCGCGGCATGCTTCGCGGCTGATCCAGGTGGACTACGCCGCCGAAACCGCGCACACCGATTTCGACGCGCTGCTCGGCCAGGCGCACGATCCCACCCCGGAGGAGTCGCCGAAGCCGCGCGGCAACCCGGCCGCCGCGTTCGCCGCGGCAAAGGTCAAGGTGGAAGCCGCGTACACGATGCCGATCGAGCACCACAATCCGATGGAACCGCATGGCGGCATCGGCTACTGGATCGGCGACACGCTGACCGTGGTCAACAAGAGCCAGAACGTGCACCAGGACCGCGAGCAGTTGGCCGGCTACTTCGGCATTCCGATCGAGCGGGTCAACGTGGTATCGCTGTTCGTCGGCGGCGCGTTCGGCTCGTGCCTGCGCCCGAACTACTACACCTTCCTGCTCGGCGCGGTGTCCAAGGCGGTCGGCCGCCCGGTCAAGATCGTCTACACGCGGCGACAGATGTTCAGCGGCCACGGCTACCGGCCCTACTACCGGGTGGAACTGGGGCTGGGCGCCGACGCCGCCGGCAAGCTGCAGGCGATCCGCTACCGGCACGTGCTCAACACCTCGCGCATCGAGGCGTTCAACGAGGCCTTCTTCCGCAACGCGCGCTCGCTGTACGCCTGCCCCAACGTCGAGGACCGCTTCGAGGTGGTGGAGACCGACCTGCCGACGCCGCAGGCGATGCGCGCACCCGGCACCATCAGCCAGATGTTCGGCATCGAGTGCGCGATGGACGAACTGGCCTACGCGCTGAAGATGGATCCATTGCAATTGCGCCTGGCCAACTACGCCGAAACCGACCCGGAGAGCGGCAAGCCGTTCTCGAGCAAGGCCTTGCGCGAATGCTATTCGCTCGCTGCCGAGACCTTCGGCTGGAGCAAGCGCACGCCCGAGCCGCGCTCGATGCGCGACGGCCGACTGCTGGTCGGCTGGGGCATGGCCACCGGCACCTGGGCGGCGATGCAGATGCCGGCGCTGGCACGGGTGGTGTTGAAGGCCGACGGCAGCGCCCAGGTCGGCAGCGCCACCGCCGACATCGGCCCCGGCACCTACACGGTGATGACCCTGATCGCCGCCGAATACCTGGGCCTGGACGCCAAGCGCGTGCAGTTCGAACTCGGCGACACGCGCCTGCCGAAGGCGCCGTCGCAAGGCGGCTCGTGGACCACCGCCAGTGTCGGCAGCGCGATCCACGGCGCCGCGCGCGAGATCCGCGGCAAGCTGCTGGAACTGGCCAGGCAGGACGGGCAAGCCGCGTTCAGCGGGCTGGACGTGGATGCGGTGGAATTGGCCGACGGCAAGCTGCGCCCGACCGGCAAGCCCGAGGCTAGTCTGGAGGTGGCCAAGCTGATGCGCCAGCACGGTTTGCAGGAACTGGAAGTGGTGCACGAGTCCAAGCCCTCGGCCGAGCGCAAGAAGTACGCCACCGCCGCGCACGGTGCGCAGTTCATCGAGGTCAAGGTCGATCCGGACACCGGCATGGTGCAGGTGACCCGGGTCATCGAGGCCACCGCCTGCGGCAAGATCATGAATCCGCTGACCTCGCACAGCCAGGAGATCGGCGGCGTGGTGATGGGCATCGGCATGGCGCTCAGCGAAGGCACCGAGGTCGACCATCGCTACGGGCGCATGCTCAACGCCTCGCTGGCCGACTACCACGTGCCGGTCAATGCCGACGTGCACCTGATCGAGACCATGTTCGTCGAGGAGAACGACACCATCGTCAACCCGCTCGGAGTCAAGGGCATGGGCGAACTGGGCATGGTCGGCATTCCCGCCGCGATCGCCAACGCCGTGTTCCATGCCACCGGCAAGCGCATCCGCGAACTGCCGATCACGCCGGACAAGTTGATCGGCTGA
- a CDS encoding xanthine dehydrogenase family protein subunit M — translation MTPFDYRRASSPEDAVRRVAANPNARFLGGGTNLLDLMKEGVTGADEIVDLTRLKGLAEITETADGGLRLGALANNTHTANHPLVRQRYPLLSQAILAGATMQLRNMATNGGNLLQRTRCGYFYDTALPCNKREPGSGCGAREGLNRTHAIFGHSEHCVAVHPSDMCVALAALDATVQVRTPAGTRREIPFAEFHLLPDARADLDNQLAHGELIESIVLPAQRFAAHSHYLKVRDRASYAFALISVAAALALEPDGRIREARIAMGGVAHKPWRAHAAERALVGQRVGEAAFAAAAQAEMAAARPLAHNAYKVPMGTHAMIRALHRASGSDAA, via the coding sequence ATGACGCCGTTTGATTACCGGCGCGCCAGCTCGCCGGAAGACGCGGTACGCCGTGTCGCCGCCAATCCGAACGCGCGCTTCCTCGGCGGCGGCACCAACCTGCTCGACCTGATGAAGGAAGGGGTGACCGGCGCCGACGAAATCGTCGACCTGACCCGGCTCAAGGGCCTGGCCGAGATTACCGAAACCGCCGACGGCGGCCTGCGCCTGGGCGCGCTGGCCAACAACACCCACACCGCCAACCATCCGCTGGTGCGCCAGCGCTATCCGCTGCTGAGCCAGGCGATCCTGGCCGGGGCGACGATGCAGTTGCGCAACATGGCGACCAACGGCGGCAACCTGCTGCAGCGCACCCGTTGCGGCTATTTCTACGACACCGCCCTGCCCTGCAACAAGCGCGAGCCCGGCAGCGGCTGCGGCGCGCGCGAGGGGCTCAATCGCACCCATGCGATCTTCGGCCACAGCGAACACTGCGTGGCGGTGCATCCGTCGGACATGTGCGTGGCCCTGGCTGCGCTGGATGCGACGGTGCAGGTGCGCACGCCGGCAGGCACCCGCCGCGAGATTCCCTTCGCCGAGTTCCACCTGCTGCCCGACGCCCGTGCCGACCTGGACAACCAGCTGGCGCACGGCGAACTGATCGAGTCGATCGTCCTGCCGGCGCAACGCTTCGCCGCGCACAGCCACTACCTGAAGGTGCGCGACCGCGCCAGCTACGCGTTCGCGCTGATCTCGGTGGCCGCGGCGCTGGCGCTGGAGCCGGACGGGCGCATCCGCGAGGCGCGCATCGCGATGGGCGGGGTGGCGCACAAGCCGTGGCGCGCGCACGCCGCCGAACGCGCGCTGGTCGGGCAGCGCGTCGGCGAAGCCGCCTTCGCCGCCGCCGCGCAGGCGGAGATGGCCGCCGCGCGCCCGCTGGCGCACAACGCCTACAAGGTGCCGATGGGCACGCACGCGATGATCCGCGCCCTGCACCGCGCCAGCGGCAGCGACGCCGCGTGA
- a CDS encoding 2Fe-2S iron-sulfur cluster-binding protein, which translates to MQHDPHPSQAAPGATELPHDVGLSDDEAALARRLGISGLSRREFLALLSAAGLGSAGGQIVFSDAAFAAPAPSAAPPQNAMPVVLQVNGQRHALQLDPRTTLLDALREHLALTGTKKGCDHGQCGACTVIVDGERRLSCLTLAAQAEDAQITTIEGLADGERLHPMQAAFVQHDGFQCGYCTPGQICSAVALLNEIKRGDASHVSADVSQPVTELSDAEVRERMSGNICRCGAYPKIVAAIQDVHSGGAPRPLTWRYVDQSELTALKLAKEVADDAV; encoded by the coding sequence ATGCAGCACGATCCCCACCCATCCCAGGCCGCGCCCGGCGCCACCGAACTCCCGCACGATGTCGGGCTGAGCGACGACGAGGCCGCGCTCGCGCGCCGGCTCGGGATCAGCGGCCTATCGCGGCGCGAATTCCTCGCCCTGCTGTCGGCCGCCGGCCTGGGCAGCGCCGGCGGGCAGATCGTCTTCAGCGACGCCGCTTTCGCCGCACCGGCCCCCAGTGCCGCCCCGCCGCAGAACGCGATGCCGGTGGTGCTGCAGGTCAACGGCCAGCGCCACGCCTTGCAGTTGGACCCGCGCACCACGCTGCTGGACGCACTGCGCGAACACCTGGCGCTGACCGGCACCAAGAAGGGCTGCGACCACGGCCAGTGCGGCGCCTGCACGGTGATCGTCGACGGCGAGCGGCGCCTGTCTTGCCTGACCCTGGCGGCGCAGGCCGAAGACGCGCAGATCACCACCATCGAAGGCCTGGCCGACGGCGAACGGCTGCATCCGATGCAGGCCGCGTTCGTGCAGCACGACGGTTTCCAGTGCGGCTATTGCACGCCCGGGCAGATCTGCTCGGCGGTGGCGCTGCTCAACGAGATCAAGCGCGGCGACGCCAGCCATGTCAGCGCCGACGTCAGCCAGCCAGTCACCGAGCTCAGCGACGCCGAAGTGCGCGAACGCATGAGCGGCAATATCTGCCGCTGCGGCGCCTATCCGAAGATCGTCGCCGCGATCCAGGACGTGCACAGCGGCGGCGCGCCACGCCCGCTGACCTGGCGCTACGTCGACCAGTCCGAACTGACCGCACTGAAGCTGGCGAAGGAGGTGGCCGATGACGCCGTTTGA